In Chryseobacterium oranimense, a single window of DNA contains:
- a CDS encoding Dyp-type peroxidase, with product MNTTFSADYNAQNVTDYPNNNTYFLVWNFKDTIDTDKIQSVFQRVCALVINLNNSALDRFPDSKASCVMGIGYEAWQQLDLPQPLPKEFKKFQEIKGSKHTAVSTKGDLHFHIRADEKSLAYDMSSTISGYMKEIADCVVEVQGFRYWDSRSILGFVDGTENPHGKDRDHFAIVDGSDPQYEGGSYLFVQKYIHNLDAWKSLPVEEQEKVIGRSKDHDIEMDDDVKPKNSHIALANIGDDFKVVRDNMPFGNVTTNEMGTYFICYASIFSKVEKMLTNMFVGNPPGNYDRILDFSTAQTGTLFFVPSLDMLDEFSG from the coding sequence ATGAATACTACTTTTTCTGCTGATTATAACGCACAGAATGTCACAGATTATCCAAATAATAATACCTATTTTTTAGTATGGAATTTTAAAGATACTATTGATACTGATAAGATCCAATCGGTTTTTCAAAGAGTTTGTGCTTTGGTAATTAATCTGAATAATTCGGCACTTGACCGTTTTCCGGACTCCAAAGCCAGCTGTGTAATGGGTATTGGCTACGAAGCATGGCAACAACTTGACTTACCTCAGCCGCTGCCTAAAGAATTTAAAAAATTCCAGGAAATAAAAGGCAGCAAACATACGGCAGTAAGTACAAAAGGTGATCTGCATTTTCATATCCGCGCAGATGAAAAAAGCCTTGCTTATGATATGTCTTCTACAATTTCGGGATATATGAAGGAAATAGCTGATTGTGTAGTTGAGGTGCAGGGATTCCGTTATTGGGACAGCCGGTCTATTTTAGGTTTTGTGGACGGCACTGAAAATCCGCATGGCAAAGACCGTGATCATTTTGCCATCGTAGATGGTTCTGATCCGCAATATGAAGGAGGAAGCTATCTTTTTGTACAGAAATACATCCATAATCTTGATGCCTGGAAATCTCTTCCTGTAGAGGAACAGGAAAAAGTAATCGGCAGATCCAAAGATCACGATATTGAAATGGATGATGATGTAAAACCCAAAAACTCACACATCGCATTAGCTAATATTGGCGATGATTTTAAGGTTGTACGTGATAATATGCCTTTCGGAAATGTAACAACCAATGAAATGGGAACTTATTTTATCTGCTATGCAAGCATATTCAGCAAGGTTGAAAAAATGCTGACCAATATGTTCGTCGGTAATCCTCCCGGAAACTATGATCGCATCCTTGATTTCAGTACTGCACAGACAGGAACCTTATTTTTTGTTCCAAGTTTAGATATGCTTGATGAATTTTCTGGATAA
- a CDS encoding NAD(P)/FAD-dependent oxidoreductase, producing the protein MKKHIVIVGGGFAGINLIKTLKNDKRFRITLVDKNNYHFFPPLIYQVATSFIQASNISYPFRRLFSNYKNVNFHMGSLLRVIPESKTIETDTGNLNYDYLVVALGTESNFFGMENVQRCSLPMKSIEEALYLRNHMLLNLEEAARNKDVTQAQKLQNIVIAGGGPTGVELAGMLAEMGNYIAKKEYPEIKLSFSNLYLIDAMPTLLGPMSETAQKTAYDTLKNLGVKIILNVSVKDYVDSKVILSDGSSIETETLIWTSGVIGREVPGLPEESIGKGRRILVDAYNKVEGTKNIYAVGDICLQFTDKDFPKGHPQLAQVAIQQAKKLAENFKRIEDEKVLAPFSYNDKGSMAIISKYNAVVDLPKFSFKGFTAWLTWLFIHIIPLVGFRSKISLALDWFRLFITNNPSIRLILYPKRNTSKE; encoded by the coding sequence ATGAAAAAGCACATTGTAATTGTCGGAGGAGGTTTTGCCGGAATCAATCTGATCAAAACTTTAAAAAACGACAAAAGGTTTCGCATTACATTGGTAGATAAAAACAACTATCATTTTTTTCCGCCTCTTATTTATCAGGTGGCTACTTCTTTTATCCAGGCTTCCAACATCAGCTATCCGTTCAGGAGATTATTTTCCAACTATAAAAATGTAAATTTTCACATGGGAAGCCTTCTCAGGGTGATTCCTGAAAGCAAAACGATTGAAACAGATACGGGAAACTTAAATTACGACTATCTGGTCGTTGCTTTGGGAACAGAATCCAATTTCTTCGGGATGGAAAATGTACAAAGGTGTTCATTACCCATGAAAAGCATTGAAGAAGCCCTTTATCTGAGAAATCATATGCTGCTGAATCTTGAAGAGGCTGCCCGTAACAAAGATGTGACCCAGGCACAAAAATTACAGAATATTGTGATTGCCGGAGGCGGTCCCACCGGGGTAGAGCTGGCCGGGATGCTTGCAGAAATGGGAAATTACATCGCCAAAAAGGAATATCCTGAGATCAAGCTAAGCTTTTCCAATCTGTATTTAATTGATGCTATGCCTACTTTGCTGGGTCCTATGAGTGAAACAGCGCAGAAAACAGCTTATGACACTTTAAAGAATTTAGGGGTTAAAATCATTCTGAATGTTTCTGTCAAAGATTATGTAGACAGTAAAGTAATCCTGTCGGACGGAAGTTCTATAGAAACAGAAACGCTCATCTGGACGTCAGGGGTCATTGGCAGGGAGGTTCCCGGCCTTCCTGAGGAGAGCATCGGAAAAGGCAGACGTATTTTGGTAGATGCTTATAATAAAGTAGAAGGAACAAAAAACATATATGCCGTGGGAGATATATGCCTGCAGTTTACGGATAAAGATTTCCCCAAGGGACATCCACAACTGGCACAGGTCGCGATTCAGCAGGCAAAAAAACTGGCGGAAAATTTCAAACGGATAGAAGATGAAAAAGTTCTGGCTCCGTTCAGCTATAATGATAAAGGAAGCATGGCTATTATTTCCAAGTACAATGCGGTAGTGGATCTGCCCAAATTTTCGTTTAAAGGCTTTACTGCATGGCTTACCTGGCTGTTCATCCACATTATCCCTCTGGTGGGATTCAGAAGTAAAATAAGTCTGGCATTAGACTGGTTCAGATTGTTCATTACCAATAACCCTTCCATACGTCTTATTCTTTACCCGAAACGGAATACCAGCAAGGAATAA
- a CDS encoding low affinity iron permease family protein: MKKNFFDTFSDWAACFAGSPGAFIGASILVIIWAATGPLFKFSEVWQMVINTGTTIVTFLMVFLIQKAQNKDSKAIQIKLNELIAAHENASNRIVDIEDLTEEELDELHKFYEKIGKLPKKAEGSVEARSIDGHTESS, from the coding sequence ATGAAAAAGAATTTTTTTGATACTTTCTCGGATTGGGCGGCCTGCTTTGCCGGAAGCCCGGGAGCATTTATCGGAGCCAGCATACTGGTGATTATCTGGGCGGCTACAGGGCCGTTATTTAAATTTTCTGAAGTATGGCAGATGGTGATCAATACAGGGACTACCATTGTAACATTTCTTATGGTATTTTTAATTCAGAAAGCTCAGAACAAGGACTCCAAAGCGATTCAGATCAAGCTGAATGAGCTTATTGCCGCTCATGAAAATGCGAGCAACCGCATTGTGGATATTGAAGACTTGACCGAAGAGGAGCTTGATGAACTCCATAAATTCTATGAAAAAATAGGAAAGCTTCCTAAAAAGGCGGAGGGATCTGTAGAAGCCCGGTCTATTGACGGCCATACTGAATCTTCATAA
- a CDS encoding SH3 domain-containing protein — MKSLLTVLFLMMLQFFSAQEENMTYPDGVFGFEENKPQKIFTDWTRVRKQPDVKSEVTDSLKTNQQVMILKKEEVVLRLGERGANWYKISYQKGDQVSEGYVWGGNLCVGYRNKSGYDFLFGLSKTIDRKNKDYNEIIKQNIAGIKVIEGTNLVDEVYFDTGKGEEMSYATFTIESNHKLQNVELTLKAMVSGEACGIASYDQYVLFKDKKLVALPQLMNVGDADVYYHSEEFVFPNDKGGIPNAFIFKTEEMEKDDKDREKKKRSSKTYLWDGNSYKLK; from the coding sequence ATGAAATCTTTACTAACCGTTCTGTTTTTAATGATGCTGCAATTTTTTTCCGCACAGGAAGAAAACATGACCTATCCTGACGGAGTTTTTGGTTTTGAGGAAAATAAGCCACAAAAAATCTTTACGGATTGGACCCGGGTAAGAAAACAGCCGGATGTAAAATCTGAGGTAACCGATTCGCTGAAGACCAATCAACAGGTAATGATTCTTAAAAAGGAGGAAGTAGTCCTGAGACTGGGAGAAAGAGGTGCCAACTGGTATAAAATATCTTATCAGAAAGGAGACCAGGTTTCGGAAGGCTATGTCTGGGGCGGCAATCTTTGTGTGGGCTACCGTAATAAAAGCGGGTACGACTTTCTTTTCGGATTGTCTAAAACCATAGACCGCAAAAATAAAGATTACAATGAAATCATAAAGCAGAACATTGCCGGGATAAAAGTCATCGAAGGAACCAATTTGGTTGATGAGGTGTACTTCGATACCGGAAAAGGAGAGGAGATGAGCTATGCTACCTTCACTATTGAAAGCAATCATAAGCTGCAGAATGTAGAACTAACCCTTAAAGCGATGGTTTCAGGGGAAGCATGTGGAATTGCAAGCTACGATCAGTATGTTCTTTTCAAAGATAAAAAGCTCGTTGCTCTGCCACAGCTGATGAATGTAGGAGATGCCGATGTATATTACCATTCCGAAGAATTTGTATTTCCCAATGATAAAGGCGGAATTCCCAATGCATTCATCTTTAAAACAGAGGAAATGGAAAAAGATGATAAAGACAGGGAAAAGAAAAAGCGATCTTCCAAAACCTATCTTTGGGATGGAAATTCTTATAAGCTAAAATAA
- the prmA gene encoding 50S ribosomal protein L11 methyltransferase, protein MQNYLEFNFKISPLQPWNEILMAELIEIGFDSFTEEIDGILGYIQKELFKEEDLKSLPIFENENVQISYTFEEMPNINWNEEWEKNFSPINIDDKVMIRAEFHESIPGMHEIIIQPKMSFGTGHHPTTHLMIQQMMDIDFKGKKVLDMGCGTSVLAIYAKQIGAGDTKAIDIDEWSVENSKENAARNSVELDIELGTAENLGKETFDIILANINRNILISDIPTYVSVMNEGGKLLLSGLCFFDVDDILEVCRESGLELKKKLQREEWVSLLLEK, encoded by the coding sequence ATGCAAAATTATTTAGAATTCAATTTCAAGATTTCTCCATTGCAGCCATGGAACGAGATTCTGATGGCAGAGCTTATTGAAATAGGCTTTGACAGTTTTACCGAAGAAATTGACGGGATTTTAGGATATATTCAGAAAGAACTGTTTAAAGAAGAAGATCTGAAGTCTCTTCCTATTTTTGAAAACGAGAATGTTCAGATCAGCTATACTTTTGAGGAAATGCCGAACATCAACTGGAATGAAGAATGGGAAAAGAACTTTTCACCCATCAATATTGATGATAAAGTGATGATCCGTGCCGAATTCCATGAATCCATACCAGGCATGCATGAAATTATTATTCAGCCGAAAATGTCATTCGGGACAGGTCACCATCCTACCACGCACCTGATGATCCAGCAGATGATGGATATTGATTTTAAAGGTAAAAAAGTACTTGATATGGGTTGCGGAACTTCGGTTCTGGCGATTTATGCAAAGCAGATAGGGGCAGGAGATACCAAAGCGATTGATATTGATGAATGGTCTGTGGAAAATTCAAAGGAAAATGCAGCAAGAAACAGTGTTGAGCTTGATATTGAACTGGGAACCGCAGAAAATCTGGGAAAAGAAACATTCGATATTATTCTGGCCAATATCAACAGGAATATTCTGATTTCTGATATTCCAACCTATGTTTCTGTAATGAATGAAGGTGGAAAATTGCTGTTGTCCGGACTTTGTTTCTTCGATGTGGATGATATTCTGGAAGTTTGCAGGGAAAGTGGACTGGAACTTAAAAAGAAACTGCAGCGTGAAGAGTGGGTAAGCCTGCTGCTGGAAAAATAA